tctttgtcatactggtcatgtctgtaacataacaACCTACATCTTTTTCTTTACAGAATATTCGTTATGCATTGTTTGATTCTTGTTGCAGCGctgaaaatttttattaataattttcatTTCTCAATAActgcaacttttattttttcccaaattcccgtttcccgggaattcccgaaattcaagcattTCCTAGTTATAAGGACCAAcgtttcgaaaatttcaaaaaaaaaatactgagagAACCTAACTTGATTTTACTAatttcaatctactgttcatattaaACTAATCAGCTGTAAATTTCAGTTTATAtcagataatatttatgaaccattcacaactgggaatagatcatGCTTATTTGTTaggcaacaaaaattactttataaATGGAATAAAATAGACTATAAAATggaatttttggtttttgactgttttatcatttgaaaataagatataaAGCCTTCCGGTCACgatcaaaattgagattttttaacgtttttgttaACCGTAACCGGATAAAacgatttattataaaaaatttcaaaaggtttGTGCAATAAGAATTTGTTCAGTAGTATTCGAGAAATTTCGGTTTGAAGCACTAGAGCTACCAAGCGCAGAAGAGGGTTAAATATGAAATACATGTATCGCTTAATTTTAATCACTTTTGCTTTATGATGATTACTAAGCCAAATCATTAATTAGGCTGAGTACCATGTATTAAAAACCATACCATAGatgaaaccttaaaaaaatataaaaaataactttgtatcATATGAAAGGTGCCCAAAGagtgcaaacatttttcaaaaactcgccacaaatattttaaaactatgagaagtgatttcatgaaatagtgtttcaagtaaAAACAAAATCACGAGGAGTAAGATATTTGAGGTAAATTCAAAGATAATCTATTTATTTATAAGATGAAACCAGTAACCAGACTTGTTCTGGGAAaagttatttgtcatgaaaCCCACAATTATTTGTCAATTatattcttgaacaaattttctcgAATTGGTCACAGAAAcagatttaaaagaatttttttggttgtgagacatggattttacttaattcttctcaacaaaaaatcgaatgatatttttttgatttggcatgatttgaaagacagcaattcaaaattttagtgatgacctacacacacaaaaatattttcgaatgttacatcatttatgatgtaacacttttgcacttcataaaacatttaaattgaaatgcaatttgatgtgaatttgcaacaaattatacttaaaaacatgattttacgtgtgattcaaccatttacgtcgaatctcaagtttacatcaactgagtttacatgtaattcattttttccgtgttgcgtattttaattaaaaaaaattgatactcAAACACATACAGGTCGtcactaaaattttgaagttatcgcatattaagtgaaaaaagtaaattttttgccgatttcgtaattttcccgattttgcgcatggcgcgtcgaaaaacccggattttattttcaaaaaatcatatctcgaaaTCCTGTTtttgaactcctcccatttttttgaatgttacgtaaaattgtccgaggaatccgataaaaatattttcagacataggctctttggtccagacactgtcaaaacggcattttagggtttcatacgacctttttatATGTTAGgctggatttttgaaacttcttactatttttctttggaaggccaacttatcacctttcatttgcgtataagacagctTAAATCGGTTGAATTGGCGGGGagctttaattttgttttaaggttttttttgcgaaaatcgacgaaaatagcaattttttggaccaccctaacacgacgtAGGACACcccaatggccaaacaaaaaactacggttctaattatttcggccagggaaccctccgaaaaatgttgagcccgttccgagcacttttgcttcttttttcatgctgttttcgtggggaattaaCGTAttattagaaaatttatatattttctgaaagttgtatgattttttacaaccGGTCACACTCATTGTTGCTGTTTTTGGTTGCAAACTACTAATCAAAAGCAGGAATaggataaatttcaataaatttcatatttgggtaattctccgccaactcacacagcagttgccccgacccctcttcgatttgcgtgaaactttgtcctaaggggtaacttttgtccctgatcacgaatccgaggtccgatttttgatatctcgtgacggaggggcggtacgaccccttccatttttgaacatgcgaaaaaataggtgtttttcaataatttgcagcctgaaacggtgatgagatagaaatttggtgtcaaagggacttttatgtaaaattagacgcccgatttgatggcgtactcagaattccgaaaaaacgtatttttcatcgaaaaaaacactaaaaaagttttaaaaattcgctcattttccgttactcgactgtaaaaatttttggaacatgccattttatgggaaatttaatgtacttttcgaatctacattgacccagaagggtcattttttcatttagaagaaaaattttcattttaaaatttcgtgttttttctaactttgcagggttattttttagagtgtaacaatgttgtacaaagttgtagagcagacaattacaaaaattttgatatatagacataagaggtttgcttataaacacgagttatcacgattttacgaaaaaaagttttgaaaaagttggtcgtcatcaatcatggccgttcatggtcacccgcgacagacacggacgacgaaacaaagagaaacgcaaaatagtagtttatgcaacaagttgcaaaaagaggattttttcagcacgagtcgtacatttatccaacgaggttcaccgagttggataaatacgaagagtgctgaaaaaatcaagttttgcaacgagttccatacaacattttttgcaattccgaaaaacaccaattgagtgaaattttaagtcaaattttcatgtatattgtcaataaatcattaaaatcaaaaaaatgttgaaaagtgttacttttcaaaacaagtgctgaaaagttcaacttttcagcacccatttcagtgctgaaaagtagaacttttcagcatttattttgaaaagtgttgctattctattccgttatttttggtacagaaaagtaggctatttcgtcgttcaagaatgacaggaaaagtaagtagtttcacgacggaattgcaaaaagtaacttttcaaaacttttttttcgtaaaatcgcgataactcgtgatgtttataagcaaaccccttatgtctatatatcaaaatttttgtaattgtctgctctacaattttgtagaacatttttacactctaaaaaataaccctgcaaagttagaaaaaacacgaaattttaaaaagaaaaattttgttctaaatgaaaaaatgacccttctgggtcaatgtagattcaaaaagtacattaaatttcccataaaatgacatgttccaaaaatttttacagtcgagtaacggaaaatgggagaatttttaaaacttgtttagtgtttttttcgatgaaaaatacgttttttcggaattctgagtacgccatcaaattgggcttctaattttacataaaagtccgtttgacaccaaatttctatctcatcaccgtttcaggctgcaaatgattgaaaaacacctatttttcgcatgttcaaaaatggaaggggtcgtaccgcccctccgtcacgagatatcaaaaaacggacctcggattcgtgatcagggacaaaagttaccccttaggacaaagtttcacgcaaatcgaagaggggtcggggcaacttttcccgatttcgtgtgagttggtagagaattttacgggaaatttgttgaaaattttctcgTTTCCTGAggaatttgtaaccccgggaaattgcttcaaagctttcaaaaattgtatgaaggaCTCATAAAGATTTTACAGTAAAAAAGAAGGTGTAAAATTAGAATGAGTAATCTTACCCCGAATAAAATTATATGATGATTTGTATTGTCAAAACCATGAAGTTACAAtagatattataatatttatggtaagtttatggttgattttttttaactacatTGGAATGACGATAAAGTTATCGTAGATTTCATGGTTACAGcaaatttcatggttttgttattggaaatgttataaattgaaacaataaaactacTGTACATTTCATGAATACAGCAATTATtatggttttgttattggaaatctcatgatgcatttttttcaattttttgttacagtaagtttcattgtaatgttatagttgcatagtgtgaactttttttgacgatttttttaaataatgcgaatcatgtaataaaagtattgaaaatataaaaatattaaaattttaaaatatcaaaatattaaaatattaaaatattaaaatattaaaatattaaaatattaaaatattaaaatattaaaatattaaaatattaaaatattaaaatattaaaatattaaaatattaaaatattaaaatattcaaatattaaaatattaaaatattaaaatattaaaatattaaaatattaaaatattaaaatattaaaatattaaaatattaaaatattaaaatattaaaatattaaaatattaaaatattaaaatattaaaatattaaaatattaaaatattaaaatattaaaatattaaaatattaaaatattaaaatattaaaatatcaaaatattaaaatattaaaatattaaaatataaaaatattaaaatattaaaatattaaaatattaaaatattaaaatattcaaatattaaaatattaaaatattaaaatattaaaatattaaaatattaaaatattaaaatattaaaatattaaaatattaaaatattaaaatattaaaatattaaaatattaaaatattaaaatattaaaatattaaaatattaaaatattaaaatatcaaaatattaaaatattaaaataataaaatattaaaatattaaaatattaaaatattaaaatattaaaatattaaaatattaaaatattaaaatattaaaatattaaaacattaaaatattaaaatattaaaatattaaaatattaaaatattaaaatattaaaatattaaaatattaaaatattaaaatattaaaatattaaaatattaaaatattaaaatattaaaatattaaaatattaaaatattaaaatattaaaatattaaaatattaaaatattaaaatattaaaatattaaaatattaaaatattaaaatattaaaatattaaaatattaaaatattaaaatattaaaatattaaaatattaaaatattaaaatattaaaatattaaaatattaaaatattaaaatattaaaatattaaaatattaaaatattaaaatattaaaatattaaaatattaaaatattaaaatattaaaatattaaaatattaaaatattaaaatattaaaatattaaaatattaaaatattaaaatattaaaatattaaaatattaaaatattaaaatattaaaatattaaaatattaaaatattaaaatattaaaatattaaaatattaaaatattaaaatattaaaatattaaaatattaaaatattaaaatattaaaatattaaaatattaaaatattaaaatattaaaatattaaaatattaaaatattaaaatattaaaatattaaaatattaaaatattaaaatattaaaatattaaaatattaaaatattaaaatattaaaatattaaaatattaaaatattaaaatattaaaatattaaaatattaaaatattaaaatattaaaatattaaaatattaaaatattaaaatattaaaatattaaaatattaaaatattaaaatatcaaaatattaaaatattaaaatattaaaatattaaaatattaaaatattaaaatattaaaatattaaaatattgaaatattaaaatattaaaatattaaaatattaaaatattaaaattttaaaatattaaaatattaaaatattaaaatattaaaatattaaaatattaaaatattaaaatattaaaatattaaaatattaaaatattaaaatattaaaatattaaaatattaaaatattaaaatattaaaatattaaaatattaaaatattaaaatattaaaatattaaaatattaaaatattaaaatattaaaatattaaaatattaaaatattaaaatattaaaatattaaaatattaaaatattaaaatattaaaatattaaaatattaaaatattaaaatattaaaatattaaaatattaaaatattaaaatattaaaatattaaaatattaaaatattaaaatattaaaatattaaaatattaaaatattaaaatattaaaatattaaaatattaaaatattaaaatattaaaatattaaaatattaaaatattaaaatattaaaatattaaaatattaaaatattaaaatattaaaatattaaaatattaaaatattaaaatattaaaatattaaaatattaaaatattaaaatattaaaatattataaacttttaaacatttaaacatttaaacatttaaacatttaaacatttaaacatttaaacatttaaacatttaaacatttaaacatttaaacatttaaacatttaaacatttaaacatttaaacatttaaacatttaaacatttaaacatttaaacatttaaacatttaaacatttaaacatttaaacatttaaacatttaaacatttaaacatttaaacatttaaacatttaaacatttaaacatttaaacatttaaacatttaaacatttaaacatttaaacatttaaacatttaaacatttaaacatttaaacatttaaacatttaaacatttaaacatttaaacatttaaacatttaaacatttaaacatttaaacatttaaacatttaaacatttaaacatttttattcaataattgaaacggcaaaaaatattaaagatcaCAAAACGAACACACCATGACAACTAAATTGGGCGACGCTCCCCTAACGAACTCACCATGACACCTAAACTGGGCGACGCTCCCCTAATGAACGTACCATGGCGAGCTCTCATTTGTTTTCAATCGTTCGcgtgttcgatcctgtttgTGTCGATTATGTTTGGCCCGAGGTTTAGCTGCTGTTTAATCGAAAAAGTGTTAGTGAAATCGCGTGTGCTCGTGAAAAAGGCAACATCCGGCGTTTGTCCAACACGGTCTTGGACAAATTTGCCGGGTGACCGAACCGGAACGGCTCTGGGATGGCGGAACTTTTTCATATTTGGGTGAGTATAAGGAGTTTTGTTGAACTTGGAGAGGGCGGAATCGCACCCGCAACAGCAGCAGGCAAATTTCCCAAGCTATTGGTTGATGCACAtagtgatttgtttacctttttttggtacTCTCCGCAAACTTCAAGCCATACAAAATTGTTGCCGGATCTTTTACGGGAGAGATCCGgagaaagatccggcagcaatttgttttgatttgacgtttgctgagggtacggacaagtttggttatgttcaaAAGAGAATGTTCAAGGTCAAGCTTGCGAGAGCAATGGTCTGAACAAACTGTGTGTGTTCCTCTTTTTTTACAGGGACTTCTTCTACCAGGCCCGGCGCCTGCTGCGGACACTTCCGGCCGGATTTGTTCAGGATGGTCGTTTCGTCTGGAGGCGAAAATCGTTAGGTAAGTTGTGTGTTGATGCTCAACGGTGAACGTCCAAACAACGGTCAAGGAAAAGGTCACGAAAAGAATTTTGTTGAGTGGTACGCAActgaaaaataacagaaacagaAAGTAGCGTTTGACGTTTATTGGCACGGtgcctgtgtgtgtgtttttttttctttttttttttttttaacagaatttgcaaatttgaatgcTACTGATTATTACaaatgttcatataattttgtttggaaattcggaaatttggaaattcggaaattcggaaattaggaaattaggaaattagggaattaggaaattaggaaattaggaaattaggaaattaggaaatcaggaaattaggaaattaggaaattaggaaatcaggaaattaggaaatttggaaattaggcaattaggaaattcggatattaggaaattcagaaattcggaaattaggaaattatgaaataaggcaattaggaaattaggaaattaggaaataaggaaattaagaaattaggaaataaggaaattaggaaattaggcaattaggaaattaggaaatttggagattaggaaattaggaaattaggagattaggaaattaggaaattaggaaattaggaaattaggaaattaggaaattaggaaattaggaaattaggaaattaggaaattaggaaattaggaaattaggaaatcaggaaattaggaaatttggaaattaggcaattaggaaatccggatattaggaaattcagaaattcggaaattaggaaataaggcaattaggaaattaggaaattaggaaattaggaaattaggaaattaggaaattaggaaattaggaaattaggaaattaggaaattaggaaattaggaaattaggaaattaggaaattaggaaataaggaaattaggaaataaggaaattaggcaattaggaaattaggaaattgggcaattaggaaataaggaaataaggaaattaggaaattgggcaattaggaaattaggaaataaggaaattagaaaattaggaaattaggaaattgggcaattaggaaataaggaaataaggaaattaggaaattaggaaattaggaaataaggaaattaggaaattaggaaattaggagattaggaaattaggaaattaggaaattaggagattaggaaattaggaaattaggagattaggaaattaggaaattaggaaattaggaaattaggaaataaggaaattaggaaattaggaaattaggaaattaggaaataaggaaattaggaaataaggaaattaggcaattaggaaattaggaaattgggcaattaggaaataaggaaattaggaaattaggaaattaggaaattaggagattaggaaattaggaaattaggagattaggaaattaggaaattaggaaattaggaaattgggcaattaggaaataaggaaataaggaaattaggaaattgggcaattaggaaattaggaaataaggaaattaggaaataaggaaattaggaaattgggcaattaggaaattaggaaataaggaaattaggaaataagaaaattaggaaattaggaaattaggaaatgaggaaatcaggaaattaggaaatttgaaaattaggcaattaggaaattcggaaattaggaaatttagaaattagaaaattagaaaattagaaaattaggaaattaggaaattaggaaattaggaaattaggaaattaggaaattaggaaattaggaaattaggaaattaggaaattaggaaattgggcaattaggaaattaggaaataaggaaattaggaaattgggcaattaggaaattaggaaataaggaaattagaaaattaggaaattaggaaattgggcaattaggaaattaggaaataaggaaattaggaaattaggaaattgggcaattaggaaattaggaaataaggaaattaggaaattaggaaattaggaaattaggatattaggaaattaggatattgggaaattcggaaataagaaaaattcggaaattcggaaattaggaaatttagaaattagaaaataggaaattagaaaattaggaaatttggaaatttggaaataaggaaattgggaaattgagaaattaaaaaaattaacatttaaaaaattacaaaattaggaaattcggatactcggaaattaggaaattaataaattaagaaatttagaaatttagaaattaagaaattaagaaatttagaaaataagaaataacaaaattagaaaattagggaaTAAGgtaattaggaaatcaggaaattagtaaattatgaaattaggaagttaggaattcagccaattaggaaattagaaaattagaaaattagaaaattagaaaattagaaaattagaaaattagaaaattagaaaattagaaaattagaaaattagaaaattaaaaaattagaacattagaaaattagaaaattagaaaataagaaaattagaaaattagaaaattggaaaattagaaaattagaaaattagaaaattataaatttagaaaattagaaaattaggaaattagaaaataagaaaattaggaaatcaggatattaagaaattaggaaataaagaaattaggaaattgagtTATTaagaatttagtaattttagaattttagaattttagaattttagaattttagaattttagaattttagaattttagaattttagaattttagaattttagaattttagaattttagaattttagaattttagaattttagaattttagaattttagaattttagaattttagaattttagaattttagaattttagaattttagaattttagaattttagaattttagaattttagaattttagaattttagaatttta
This is a stretch of genomic DNA from Culex pipiens pallens isolate TS chromosome 1, TS_CPP_V2, whole genome shotgun sequence. It encodes these proteins:
- the LOC120417854 gene encoding uncharacterized protein LOC120417854; its protein translation is MTPKLGDAPLMNVPWRALICFQSFACSILFVSIMFGPRFSCCLIEKVLVKSRVLVKKATSGVCPTRSWTNLPGDRTGTALGWRNFFIFGDFFYQARRLLRTLPAGFVQDGRFVWRRKSLGAYSTEDCAS